From the Brassica napus cultivar Da-Ae chromosome A8, Da-Ae, whole genome shotgun sequence genome, one window contains:
- the LOC125577044 gene encoding uncharacterized protein LOC125577044, translating to MKFVLPSVSWFNSNSSKKDVAMVETVTSTASLDQGKGLFGIKIGTWSLGSVITSGDRKQKPTTINRGLKRLAVSRKSSRLNSVNTVYRFRPYVSKVPWHTGLRAFLSQLFPRYGHYCGPNWSSGKDGGSLVWDQRPIDWLDHCCYCHDIGYDTHDQAEMLKADMAFLECLESNKHVVTRGDAHVAFFYKTMCITGLKSILIPYRSYLVKIQYGQNLLDFGWIMSNFSKRS from the exons ATGAAGTTTGTGTTGCCGAGTGTGTCCTGGTTTAACAGCAACAGCTCGAAGAAAGATGTAGCCATGGTAGAAACCGTGACGTCCACGGCTTCTCTAGATCAAGGGAAAGGCTTGTTTGGTATAAAGATAGGGACATGGTCCCTCGGTTCTGTTATTACATCTGGTGATCGAAAGCAGAAACCCACTACTATAAACAGAGGGTTAAAAAGACTTGCCGTGTCTCGCAAGTCCTCAAGGTTAAATAGTGTGAATACTGTTTATCGGTTTAGACCCTATGTGTCCAAGGTTCCTTGGCACACAGGACTGAGGGCGTTTCTCTCGCAGCTTTTCCCGAGGTACGGGCATTATTGTGGACCTAACTGGTCTAGTGGGAAAGATGGAGGTTCACTGGTATGGGATCAGAGGCCTATTGACTGGTTAGACCATTGCTGTTATTGCCATGATATTGGTTATGATACTCATGATCAGGCAGAGATGTTAAAAGCCGACATGGCGTTTCTTGAGTGTTTGGAATCAAACAAGCACGTTGTTACAAGGGGAGATGCGCACGTTGCTTTCTTTTACAAGACAATGTGCATAACAG GTCTCAAAAGCATACTAATACCCTACAGAAGCTACCTCGTGAAGATACAATATGGGCAAAATCTACTAGATTTTGGGTGGATAATGAGCAACTTTAGCAAGAGAAGCTGA
- the LOC106361178 gene encoding polyprotein of EF-Ts, chloroplastic has translation MATVSPSSISKAGLIPGAAFTVKKNDYSFKCCFWRNAGQKQTPSSAQRLVLPLSTSLKLFPTHGKQFVLHPHRSRATGTDVVATVDEQDSSPPVAEADANEKADAAPTTTISQSRGTSRPGRKSEMPSVKNEELVAGATFTGKVRAIQPFGAFVDFGAFTDGLVHVSQLSDTFVKDVASVVTIGQEVKVRLVEADIEAKRIALTMRENDDPPKRQPGGSDSKPRGGGKRNASKEDGFSSKYVKGQMLDGTVKNLTRSGAFITIGEGEEGFLPTNEEADDGIGSMMMGGGSSLQAGQEVKVRVLRIARGRVTLTMKEEDDGKFDETLSQGVVHTATNPFVLAFRKNEEIAAFLDKREEEAEEKPVEPVTVTVSESEEAVVSEETSEEVVSSETPKVEEVIETKAQDASQESTLGAAAEVEEVEKIEETSDAPSVPETKNEEEVA, from the exons ATGGCTACGGTTAGTCCTTCTTCTATCAGCAAAGCCGGGCTCATTCCCGGAGCTGCTTTTACTGTAAAGAAGAATGATTACTCCTTCAAATGTTGCTTCTGGCGTAATGCTGGACAAAAGCAGACACCATCATCCGCTCAAAGACTCGTCTTGCCTCTTTCTACTTCGCTTAAGTTGTTTCCTACTCATGGAAAGCAGTTTGTGTTGCATCCTCATCGTAGTAGAGCCACAGGGACTGATGTCGTGGCAACAGTAGATGAACAAGACTCTTCTCCCCCTGTTGCGGAAGCTGATGCAAACGAAAAGGCAGATGCAGCTCCTACTACTACAATATCTCAGTCAAGGGGAACATCAAGACCAGGAAGGAAGAGTGAGATGCCTTCCGTTAAGAACGAGGAGCTTGTTGCTGGAGCTACCTTCACTGGTAAAGTAAGAGCCATCCAGCCATTTGGTGCTTTCGTTGACTTTGGGGCTTTCACTGATGGATTAGTCCATGTCTCTCAACTGAGTGACACCTTTGTTAAAGATGTCGCGAGTGTTGTCACTATTGGGCAAGAGGTGAAAGTGAGGCTGGTGGAAGCTGACATTGAGGCAAAACGTATTGCTCTTACTATGCGTGAGAATGATGATCCTCCCAAACGCCAGCCCGGTGGTAGTGATAGTAAGCCGAGGGGTGGTGGGAAGAGGAATGCTTCAAAGGAAGATGGGTTCAGCTCAAAGTATGTGAAAGGGCAGATGTTGGATGGGACGGTGAAGAATCTGACTAGGTCAGGAGCGTTTATAACTATAGGAGAAGGTGAAGAAGGGTTTCTACCTACGAATGAGGAAGCAGATGATGGGATTGGGAGCATGATGATGGGTGGTGGCTCTTCGTTGCAAGCTGGACAAGAGGTTAAGGTTCGTGTGTTGCGGATAGCTAGAGGACGTGTTACTTTGACTATGAAAGAGGAAGATGATGGCAAGTTTGACGAAACGCTTAGTCAAGGAGTTGTGCATACAGCAACGAATCCGTTTGTGCTTGCTTTCCGAAAGAACGAGGAGATTGCTGCGTTTCTTGACAAGAGGGAGGAAGAAGCAGAGGAGAAACCAGTAGAGCCTGTGACTGTGACTGTGAGTGAATCAGAAGAAGCTGTAGTATCTGAAGAAACAAGTGAAGAGGTTGTCTCATCAGAAACTCCCAAGGTAGAAGAAGTGATAGAGACCAAAGCTCAAGATGCTTCGCAGGAGTCAACACTTGGTGCAGCAGCTGAAGTTGAAGAGGTGGAAAAGATTGAGGAAACCTCAGATGCTCCTTCAGTTCCAGAAACCAAAA ATGAAGAGGAAGTTGCTTGA
- the LOC125577046 gene encoding L-type lectin-domain containing receptor kinase V.9-like, with amino-acid sequence MFVLLFLILLNTAVSQSERGEFGFNGYLYDSSGTANLDSNGLMELTNSSQLTTGQVFYNFPVPFKDSPNGTVSSFSTTFVFAIVSKNSTRGGHGIAFAISPTKGLPYSDATQYLGLFNVTTQGRSSNHVVAVEFDTIQSAEFDDMDDNHVGIDINSLFSEKAASAGYYKEDGTFKNISLKSSKPIQAWVEYDSSRKQLNITLHPLHVAKPKTPLLSLTKDLSPYLLESMYVGFTSSTGSLLSSHYILGWTFKLNGKASDIDPSRLPKLPSENDSSTSSLKRILAISLSMTGLAVLIFLTISFMLLMKRKKLMEVLEDWEVQFGPHRFAYKDLYIATKGFKNSELLGKGGFGKVYKGTLLSSNLDIAVKKVSHDSRQGMREFIAEIATIGRLRHPNLVRLLGYCRRKGELYLVYDCMPKGSLDKFLYHQPEQNLDWSQRFKIIKDVASGLFYLHQQWVQVIIHRDIKPANILLDESMNAKLGDFGLAKLCEHGIDPQTSNVAGTFGYISPELSRTGKASTSSDVFAFGVFMLEITCGRRPVLPRASSASEMVLTDWVLDCWEDDILQVVDERVKRDDKYLEEQVTMVLKLGLLCSHPVAAMRPSMSSVIQFLDGVAQLPHNLLDVVKARENVGAAEATQSLAQPSSIATVTFTESFVSHGR; translated from the coding sequence ATGTTTGTGCTACTATTTCTTATCTTGTTGAACACGGCAGTTTCTCAGAGTGAAAGAGGAGAGTTCGGCTTCAATGGTTACTTGTACGACAGCTCTGGAACTGCCAATCTCGACTCCAATGGCTTAATGGAGCTGACAAACTCGTCACAACTTACAACTGGTCAGGTTTTCTACAACTTCCCTGTTCCGTTCAAGGACTCACCTAACGGTACCGTTTCGTccttctccactacttttgtttTCGCTATAGTTTCGAAGAATTCAACACGCGGCGGCCATGGAATCGCTTTTGCCATTTCTCCTACCAAAGGCTTGCCATATAGCGATGCCACACAGTATCTAGGGCTCTTTAATGTTACAACCCAAGGAAGATCCTCAAATCATGTTGTAGCAGTTGAGTTTGATACAATCCAGAGCGCTGAGTTCGATGACATGGATGATAACCATGTTGGTATCGACATCAATAGTTTATTTTCAGAGAAAGCAGCTTCAGCTGGTTATTACAAAGAAGATGGTACTTTCAAAAACATCTCTCTTAAAAGTAGTAAACCGATACAAGCCTGGGTTGAATATGACTCATCAAGGAAACAACTCAATATCACTCTTCATCCTCTTCATGTCGCTAAGCCAAAGACTCCATTGCTTTCTTTAACCAAAGATCTATCACCATATCTCCTGGAGTCGATGTACGTTGGCTTCACTTCATCCACAGGCTCCCTTCTTTCATCTCATTATATTCTTGGTTGGACCTTCAAGCTCAATGGGAAAGCTTCAGACATAGACCCATCTCGTCTTCCTAAACTTCCCAGTGAAAATGACTCTAGTACTAGTAGTCTAAAAAGGATCTTGGCTATCAGTTTGAGTATGACCGGCCTTGCAGTCCTCATCTTCTTGACCATAAGTTTCATGCTtctcatgaaaagaaagaaGTTAATGGAAGTTCTTGAAGACTGGGAGGTTCAGTTTGGTCCACATAGATTCGCTTACAAGGATCTCTACATTGCCACAAAGGGTTTCAAGAACAGCGAGCTTCTTGGTAAAGGAGGGTTTGGAAAAGTCTACAAAGGTACACTATTGTCATCTAACCTAGACATCGCCGTGAAGAAAGTTTCTCATGATTCAAGACAAGGAATGAGAGAGTTTATCGCCGAGATCGCCACCATTGGCCGTCTCAGACATCCTAACTTAGTTCGGCTTCTTGGCTACTGCAGACGCAAGGGGGAACTCTATTTGGTCTACGATTGTATGCCCAAAGGCAGCCTTGATAAGTTTCTCTACCACCAACCGGAACAGAATCTTGACTGGTCTCAAAGATTCAAGATCATCAAAGATGTAGCTTCTGGTCTCTTCTATCTACACCAACAATGGGTTCAAGTCATCATTCACAGGGACATTAAGCCAGCAAACATCCTTCTCGATGAATCTATGAACGCAAAGCTTGGTGATTTTGGTCTCGCCAAGCTTTGTGAACACGGTATCGATCCGCAAACCTCTAACGTGGCTGGCACGTTTGGGTATATCTCACCGGAGCTCTCGAGAACAGGGAAGGCTAGCACAAGCTCTGATGTATTCGCCTTTGGGGTATTCATGTTGGAGATTACTTGCGGGAGAAGACCCGTCTTGCCACGAGCGTCTTCGGCGAGCGAGATGGTTCTTACTGATTGGGTGCTAGATTGTTGGGAAGATGACATATTGCAAGTGGTTGATGAGAGGGTGAAGCGTGATGATAAGTACCTTGAGGAGCAAGTAACAATGGTTCTCAAGCTGGGCTTGCTCTGTTCGCATCCTGTTGCAGCCATGAGACCGAGCATGTCCAGCGTCATCCAGTTCTTGGACGGTGTGGCTCAGCTAcctcataacttgcttgatgTTGTGAAAGCTCGAGAAAACGTTGGAGCCGCTGAAGCAACCCAGTCTCTTGCGCAGCCTAGTTCCATCGCTACGGTTACATTTACGGAGTCATTTGTATCACACGGACGCTGA
- the LOC106361180 gene encoding auxin-responsive protein IAA27-like codes for MKSKYMYNSATEEEDKSGPETCLYVKVSMEGAPYLRKIDLKTYKSYVELSSALEKMFSCFTLGQFGSHGGCGRDGLNESRVTDLLRGSEYVVAYEDKDSDWMLVGDVPWEMFICSDVPARG; via the exons atgaaaagcaaatatatgtataactcagcgactgaagaagaagataagtcTGGACCAGAGACTTGCTTGTATGTCAAGGTGAGCATGGAAGGTGCTCCTTACTTGAGGAAAATCGATCTCAAGACTTATAAGAGCTACGTTGAACTCTCTTCTGCTCTTGAGAAGATGTTCAGTTGCTTCACTCTTG GTCAGTTTGGGTCTCATGGAGGGTGTGGCAGAGATGGGTTAAACGAGAGTCGCGTGACCGATCTCTTGCGTGGTTCTGAGTATGTTGTTGCCTATGAAGATAAAGACAGTGACTGGATGCTGGTCGGTGATGTCCCTTGGGA GATGTTTATATGTTCGGATGTTCCTGCCAGAGGTTGA
- the LOC106358996 gene encoding L-type lectin-domain containing receptor kinase V.9-like has translation MFVLLFLILLNTAVSQSERGEFGFNGYLYDSSGTANLDSNGLMELTNSSQLTTGQVFYNFPVPFKDSPNGTVSSFSTTFVFAIVSKNSTRGGHGIAFAISPTKGLPYSDATQYLGLFNVTTQGRSSNHVVAVEFDTIQSAEFDDMDDNHVGIDINSLFSEKAASAGYYKEDGTFKNISLKSSKPIQAWVEYDSSRKQLNITLHPLHVAKPKTPLLSLTKDLSPYLLESMYVGFTSSTGSLLSSHYILGWTFKLNGKASDIDPSRLPKLPSENDSSTSSLKRILAISLSMTGLAVLIFLTISFMLLMKRKKLMEVLEDWEVQFGPHRFAYKDLYIATKGFKNSELLGKGGFGKVYKGTLLSSNLDIAVKKVSHDSRQGMREFIAEIATIGRLRHPNLVRLLGYCRRKGELYLVYDCMPKGSLDKFLYHQPEQNLDWSQRFKIIKDVASGLFYLHQQWVQVIIHRDIKPANILLDESMNAKLGDFGLAKLCEHGIDPQTSNVAGTFGYISPELSRTGKASTSSDVFAFGVFMLEITCGRRPVLPRASSASEMVLTDWVLDCWEDDILQVVDERVKRDDKYLEEQVTMVLKLGLLCSHPVAAMRPSMSSVIQFLDGVAQLPHNLLDVVKARENVGAAEATQSLAQPSSIATVTFTESFASHGR, from the coding sequence ATGTTTGTGCTACTATTTCTTATCTTGTTGAACACGGCAGTTTCTCAGAGTGAAAGAGGAGAGTTCGGCTTCAATGGTTACTTGTACGACAGCTCTGGAACTGCCAATCTCGACTCCAATGGCTTAATGGAGCTGACAAACTCGTCACAACTTACAACTGGTCAGGTTTTCTACAACTTCCCTGTTCCGTTCAAGGACTCACCTAACGGTACCGTTTCGTccttctccactacttttgtttTCGCTATAGTTTCGAAGAATTCAACACGCGGCGGCCATGGAATCGCTTTTGCCATTTCTCCTACCAAAGGCTTGCCATATAGCGATGCCACACAGTATCTAGGGCTCTTTAATGTTACAACCCAAGGAAGATCCTCAAATCATGTTGTAGCAGTTGAGTTTGATACAATCCAGAGCGCTGAGTTCGATGACATGGATGATAACCATGTTGGTATCGACATCAATAGTTTATTTTCAGAGAAAGCAGCTTCAGCTGGTTATTACAAAGAAGATGGTACTTTCAAAAACATCTCTCTTAAAAGTAGTAAACCGATACAAGCCTGGGTTGAATATGACTCATCAAGGAAACAACTCAATATCACTCTTCATCCTCTTCATGTCGCTAAGCCAAAGACTCCATTGCTTTCTTTAACCAAAGATCTATCACCATATCTCCTGGAGTCGATGTACGTTGGCTTCACTTCATCCACAGGCTCCCTTCTTTCATCTCATTATATTCTTGGTTGGACCTTCAAGCTCAATGGGAAAGCTTCAGACATAGACCCATCTCGTCTTCCTAAACTTCCCAGTGAAAATGACTCTAGTACTAGTAGTCTAAAAAGGATCTTGGCTATCAGTTTGAGTATGACCGGCCTTGCAGTCCTCATCTTCTTGACCATAAGTTTCATGCTtctcatgaaaagaaagaaGTTAATGGAAGTTCTTGAAGACTGGGAGGTTCAGTTTGGTCCACATAGATTCGCTTACAAGGATCTCTACATTGCCACAAAGGGTTTCAAGAACAGCGAGCTTCTTGGTAAAGGAGGGTTTGGAAAAGTCTACAAAGGTACACTATTGTCATCTAACCTAGACATCGCCGTGAAGAAAGTTTCTCATGATTCAAGACAAGGAATGAGAGAGTTTATCGCCGAGATCGCCACCATTGGCCGTCTCAGACATCCTAACTTAGTTCGGCTTCTTGGCTACTGCAGACGCAAGGGGGAACTCTATTTGGTCTACGATTGTATGCCCAAAGGCAGCCTTGATAAGTTTCTCTACCACCAACCGGAACAGAATCTTGACTGGTCTCAAAGATTCAAGATCATCAAAGATGTAGCTTCTGGTCTCTTCTATCTACACCAACAATGGGTTCAAGTCATCATTCACAGGGACATTAAGCCAGCAAACATCCTTCTCGATGAATCTATGAACGCAAAGCTTGGTGATTTTGGTCTCGCCAAGCTTTGTGAACACGGTATCGATCCGCAAACCTCTAACGTGGCTGGCACGTTTGGGTATATCTCACCGGAGCTCTCGAGAACAGGGAAGGCTAGCACAAGCTCTGATGTATTCGCCTTTGGGGTATTCATGTTGGAGATTACTTGCGGGAGAAGACCCGTCTTGCCACGAGCGTCTTCGGCGAGCGAGATGGTTCTTACTGATTGGGTGCTAGATTGTTGGGAAGATGACATATTGCAAGTGGTTGATGAGAGGGTGAAGCGTGATGATAAGTACCTTGAGGAGCAAGTAACAATGGTTCTCAAGCTGGGCTTGCTCTGTTCGCATCCTGTTGCAGCCATGAGACCGAGCATGTCCAGCGTCATCCAGTTCTTGGACGGTGTGGCTCAGCTAcctcataacttgcttgatgTTGTGAAAGCTCGAGAAAACGTTGGAGCCGCTGAAGCAACCCAGTCTCTTGCGCAGCCTAGTTCCATCGCTACGGTTACATTTACGGAGTCATTTGCATCACACGGACGCTAA